The following are encoded in a window of Gemmatimonadota bacterium genomic DNA:
- a CDS encoding RagB/SusD family nutrient uptake outer membrane protein: MMTHFRFERLALIGLIGLSAGTVGCGLLDVQTQTQITEEALQDPANAQLIVNGAVSDFECALGAYVVGMGLLSDEFESAGGAALFFDWDRRTQEASSGTYAVGNCLASQVSLGTYRPISTARYTADNALALLNGWTDTEVPDRKGLIATALAYGGYSRILLGEGFCSAAIDQGPELTPAQVFQQAETKFTEAITAATAAGKPELARMATVGRARARLNLGKLAEAGQDAGGIPVGFVWNANYNAAAFRSQNQLTNMHFRTNGMIVSAPFRNLSFGGVPDPRLKVADAGRPSSDPTRRLWLTSKYPLQDSPIALATGVEAQLILAEAVGGQTAVGIINALHTRVGLPATFASTDPAVIKNQIIDERSREFFADGHRSYDILRYNLPLNPPAGTVHPQGGNYGNQRCLPLPDIERNNNPNLSATR, from the coding sequence ATGATGACTCACTTTCGATTCGAACGCCTCGCCCTGATCGGCTTGATCGGGCTCAGCGCCGGGACCGTGGGTTGCGGCCTGCTTGACGTCCAGACCCAAACCCAGATCACCGAGGAAGCCCTCCAGGATCCGGCCAATGCGCAGTTGATCGTCAACGGCGCGGTGTCCGATTTCGAGTGCGCCCTCGGCGCCTATGTCGTCGGGATGGGACTCTTGTCCGATGAGTTCGAAAGCGCCGGCGGGGCGGCCCTCTTCTTCGACTGGGATCGGCGGACCCAGGAAGCCAGCAGCGGTACCTATGCGGTTGGGAACTGCCTGGCCAGCCAAGTGTCGCTCGGAACCTACCGACCGATCTCGACCGCGCGGTATACGGCGGACAATGCCCTGGCCCTGCTGAACGGCTGGACCGACACGGAGGTGCCGGACCGAAAAGGGCTGATCGCCACCGCACTGGCGTACGGCGGATACAGCAGAATCTTGTTAGGCGAAGGCTTCTGCTCGGCGGCCATCGACCAGGGACCGGAGTTGACGCCGGCCCAGGTGTTCCAGCAGGCCGAGACCAAGTTCACCGAGGCGATTACGGCCGCGACGGCGGCCGGGAAGCCCGAATTGGCCCGGATGGCCACGGTGGGCCGGGCCCGGGCGCGACTCAACCTCGGCAAGCTCGCGGAAGCGGGCCAGGATGCCGGGGGGATCCCGGTCGGCTTCGTCTGGAACGCCAACTACAACGCGGCGGCCTTCCGGAGCCAGAATCAGCTCACCAACATGCACTTCCGGACCAACGGGATGATCGTGTCGGCGCCGTTCCGTAATCTGTCTTTCGGCGGGGTGCCCGATCCGAGGCTCAAAGTGGCTGATGCCGGCCGTCCGTCCTCCGATCCGACCCGGCGGCTGTGGCTGACGTCGAAATATCCACTGCAAGATTCGCCAATCGCGCTCGCGACCGGCGTCGAGGCCCAGTTGATCTTGGCCGAAGCGGTGGGCGGCCAGACGGCCGTCGGCATCATCAATGCACTGCACACCCGGGTCGGGCTTCCGGCCACGTTTGCCAGCACCGATCCGGCCGTGATCAAGAACCAGATTATCGACGAGCGGAGCCGCGAGTTCTTCGCGGATGGCCATCGGTCCTACGACATTCTCCGCTACAACCTGCCGCTCAATCCACCGGCCGGCACGGTGCACCCCCAGGGCGGGAACTACGGCAACCAACGTTGCCTGCCGCTTCCGGACATCGAGCGGAACAACAACCCGAACCTGAGCGCCACTCGATGA